CACAACACTCAGGTGATGGCAAATCACTCAGGATGAGGGAGCCAGGGTTTGAGGAAGGAGGAGTGGGTGGTGTGGCTGAAAGTGTGGGTCAGTAGAAGGCAGTGTTGGCCTTGAATGCCAGGAAGAAGCACTTGGCCTTGATCCCGAGGGCCTTGAGAAAAGGACAGGGTCAGATCTGTGCACCAGAAAGATCTTGCTGTGGTCCATTTGAAGGGAGAGCAAtggacagaggggaggagagactgTAGGTCCCCCTAAGAAATGAAGGGAACAGACACCAGGCTTCTTCATGCTTTCTGGGCTTCTCCCACCAACATGCACCATACGTGATCCCTAACCAATGTACACACCTCTACCCCCAAGTCCCAGGCCTGTCCCtgtcctcagagaagccttctttTCTTACAACCCCTATGCATCATCTCTGAGGAAGGCAAAACAGCCTCTAAGCCAGGTGTCCTTCCAGGGAGGTGAGTGGGATGGGTAGGGGctcccagagagagagggaaaagagggcTCTACATGGGAGCTGGATTTAAGAGCAGAGAAATATTTAGGAACAGAGGGAGAATCAGAGACAGCAATTCATCTGTTTCAATATTTACTGCAACTTTATTTTTACCCAGCACAGCatagaacaaaactggaagttgTTAAACAGAGCAATCGCATCATGGGAAATGTTCAAAGTCAGTCGTGTGTTATTCTATAATGAGAGAGTCATGTGGTCCAAAGACAGAGGGAGTCTTAAAAGAACAGAGACCCTCAGTTGCAACGGTCTTCAGATTTAGAGAAAAAGCATATATGCATGTCTTAAAAATCTAAGGTGAAAGTTGATCAAGCCACATGATGGCAGGGAGTGGCTGATTTTCGTGTGTACATGGGAATATTGTCACGTGAATGGCCTGGGCCCGCCTTGACCAATCCCTTCTGAAGGTTATGAATGACAAATAGGGCCATGAAATGCGCCAGAGTCACCAGGAGGAGCCAGTCAGTGGATGTCCAGAAGAACTAAATCAACTTCAGTTAATTGAGAGagaattgtctttctttttcaaaggtattgatttattttgagacagagagcgcaagcaggggaggggcagagagggaggaagaaatgtcaagcaggttccacactcagtgcaaagcctgacgtgggggtcgatctctcaaaccgtgagaaatccgctgaaatcaagagctggacgcttaactgactgagccacccaggcatcccaagaattaTCTTCTTTAATGGATACGACTAATAATAAACACTTCCTTagcacatgccaggcactggtctACGGACTTTGTGTATTCACTCACTTAATCTCCACAGCAAGCCTATGTGCTAAGTTGGAGTCATACCAAATTTACGTCCAGTGTTGGGAGATTGGAAAGACTATAACGTTGATCCTATGCACAAGTGTGATGTGCACAGGTGTGTAAATTCGCTTAAATGCATGTCCAAAATCTGAAGGGCTTCCGGAAGAGATTGAATGTGTTGGTTTTAGAAATGtagtttaaaatgtttgaagATACTTGATTGGCTTAGTTTGTAAATGAGACCAAACATTATTGTAAAGAACCacctagaataaaaaaaaaaaaagacagatctAGAATTGAAAGGGCTATAAGCCAGCATTGAAAGATTAAGTAAAGAAGTGACTGGGTCGCTGGAATTGTCACtttaatatatgcaatataaatTATAATCAAGATAAACCTCAGAATAGTTTCTTTTCCCCTACACACGGAAAGCAACCTCAAGGTCTCTAAAACCTTGGAGACAGGTGCAGGCTTACAGACGCGAGCAGTGCAGTTCGGTTTTACCCTCAAGGAATGTGAGTTCCAAAGGGATCATCTCCCGGGgtccttgtctggtttttttCACCTCAGTCTGGTACCCCGTAAGGAGCTGTCGAGTGAGTAAGGGGCTCTTACATCCCAGTGCGTCAGACTTGGAGACCCTGTTAGAGACAGATGCAGAGAGCTGGGGCCAGACAGAAAGAAGAGACCAAATGGAGAAAAGATCAGGAAAGGCAAGCCCAGATGACCCAGGACTGGTGATAGAGAAACCACTTTTTGGGCTCCCCACCCAGTGCCCCATTTCCGACAGGGCCAAGAGCCACCCACCCCTTATTCTGGCCTCTTTCCCCATCAACAGGTGGCCCTGCCCAACCCTCTCACCCACGCCTGGCTGTGCCAGCCCAGTCAAAGCctctgcggggggcggggggcgggggggggcgccctcccccccaccggACTAGATCCCTGCCCCTTTCTGCCCTGTGGCTCCCGCCTCAGGGtgagggacaggaggaagggTGAGGGATCCCTTAGCAAAGTGGCTTCCAAAATACAAGGCGAGGGAGgctgagggacagaaagacacagagatacAGATACTCAGAGCCagtgagggacagacagagacagagggacagaatgaTGTACAcgcagagacagaaacagggagATGAAGAAGGATAGAATCACCGAGGAAAGAGAGGTATTAGAGAAGGAAGGATGCAAAGAGAGACCCTGAggtatagagagacagagactgagaatcACAGGCACGTAAAGGGATAGGAGGAAACTTAGGGGGGTGATGGCTTTGCTCACTGTCTGGGGTGATGGTTGGGTGTATGTATGTCAAAACTCATCTAATCGTACTCATCAAATCGTACACGTTAAATATACGCAGTTTATTGTACTCCGGTTATACCtcaaagctgtaaaaaaaaaaaaaaaaaaaaaaaagcaaaagagaagtaaaggaaaataagatgAGAAGTCTAGGGGCGCCCAGAcggctcagtccgtgaagcatctgactcttgatttcagctcaggtcaccatctcacagtcctgagactgagccctgagtctggctccaagctgagtgtggagcctgtttgggattttctctctctccgccccccccccaaaataaataaatatcagaaccATTAAATAGAGAGAGAACCTCAGAGGCGGATAAAGTGCAAGGGttagagacacagaaaaaggcggggggaggggggggctgagAGACAGACCCCGAGGCACACAGAGACACGGGAATCCTAAGGTGGGGGGGGATGTGAGGTGGCCGCGGGGGACGGGATGTGTGATGGGGGGAGACACCCAAAAACAGATACTTGGTGGACGCTTTATATTGAGAGATTCTCAGAAAGATTTAGAGGGAcgcaaaaacagagaaagaaggctgtgagagtttggaaaaaaaaacaaaaacagaaaaacagagacacGGGTGGGAAGGCTATAAGGCGGGGACAGAGAGAAGCGGAAGGAGTATAAGgcatggaaaataaagaaaaatcctggCGCCAAGAAGAGCGCCCAGAGCAGGTCAGAAGCACGAATGcgaggctggggggcaggggctgcaggTCGAGGTGGCCCAGCCCCGCGGagacccctccccatcccccggGCCAGGGAATTAGGGAGTGGCCTTtgggactgggtggggggggtgctctggaggtggaggtggggggcaggcaggaggagTGATTGCTGAGGCTTGACGGGGCGCCTCACTACCTGGGAATGCGCCCCGGGGATCAGTGGGTGGTTATAACCCAGGCCGGGTGCCCGGAGCCCAGGAGGAGGCGCGGAAGGACGGGCGCAGGCCTGAGAAGTCTGTGGCTGAGCTGGGAGCCGGTTCCCCACCCCCTACCAGGGGGGACGCTCGCTTGGCAGGTGAGGCCTGGGGAAGAccactgggagggagaggtgtctGCCTCTGGCTCTGGGCTTGGAtgcacccccactctctctatccTCCCTCCTTGCCCAACTGGAGAGGCCTGGATGTCTGCCCTCTGAAGTCTGTAGCTCTTGGGGGATTGGAAGGCAATGTCCAATGTCTCTGCCCTGGGAAatgggacagggaaggaagggacgTGAGGTAAGGGCTCCCAGAATCACCTGGGCCACCCTgccctctgtccttcccaccaGGTCCAAGTGGCCATGGCTACAGCAGGACCCCCCAGGACGTGGATGGTCGGTGCCCTGATCACAGCTCTGATTCTCGGGGTGAGAGGTAACCAGAACCCCTGTGTGTGCCTGTTGGCAAACTGTGGGTGGGGCTgtgggggactctctgagtgacATTGGAGTGTTTGTCCCAGGGAGACTCGGTGGGTATGGCTCCAGGACTGGGTGACTAGGAGTCGGTGTCCGTATTTGTGATTATGTGTGGCTGTGTGCCTGTCACCGTGTgtatggggggggtgggggggtggggaggggacctTTTCCCATATCAAGTGACTGCCTGTGACAGGTACATTACcctggaggctgtgtgtgtgcgtctgtgtgaCCGGGTGTGTGTGCATATAGGATCACGTGTGGCTCAGTGTCTGTGCGGGTGCTTGTACGCACGTTACGTGTGTGACTGTGTATGACTGCAGGGATCTGGGGCTCTTGTCCCTGTGTCACCAGATTGCAGGTAACAAACGTGCTTGTTACCATGACAATGTGTGGCCAGGTACTTGCAGATAGCCGTCTGTGATCGTGTGATTGTGGCTGAGTGCAAGAATACGGGTGGCTATATTTGGGTTGTGTGACGGCTTGGGGTTCTATGTGTGCGTGTTTGTGACTGTGTGTTTATGGGGGGCTGTGTGACGGCACAGCTGTGTGGGTGGAGTTTCCATTCCTGCCTCAATAGAAGTGGCTGTCACTAGGAGGCAGTGGCTGTGTGCGGGTGGCTGATGCCAGGTCACTTGCACTGTCCCACGCTGGGTTTACTGAGTGTGATATTTTCACCAGGCCAACGTGCCTGTGGGCAGAAGTGCATGTGGTGGTCTCTACATAGATGTATACGTGCATTCGTAACACTGAGACACTGGGTGGGTGCATGAGGTCTCGTGAGGCGTTCACCGAGTGCGTGTACCTGGGAAGTGTGTGTACCATGAGACGGAACTGTGCCTGTAGCCATCCCGGGGGAGACcacgcgtgtctgtgtgtgtgtgtgtgtgtgtgtgcctattgGTGACAGCCGTTGTGCGCATGTTTCTTGGAGTGTGTGCATAAATGAAGGCGGCACCAGTGTCTGGCATCTCTGGGTCATCGGCAAGAATGTGAACAACTAAACGGACTATGGGGGACTGGCGATGGAGTGAGGTATCCGTGTCTGTCTGTAGGGGGGACGGTATTGGCAGGAGGATTCAGGAGGTACGTTCGTGTTGGAGAAGGCAAAAAATCAGGCCCGCTCTCTGCCACCACCCGGCCCCTCTAGCTGAGCACTTTCCTGGTTCTGCTCCCCCAACTCTCGCTCCGCCCAGGGGCTCTGACTCTGCCCCCTTTCCTCAACCGCGCTGCTAGTCCAGGCTTTATCCACAGTCAGGGTCCCCTTGGGCGGCGCAAGCCAGGCCCCACCTGGATGGCTCTCCCTCCTTTTGGCCAGGTTCCACTTCCGGTCCTGTCTGCAGCTCTTAGAGCCCAGCCCCTACCTCCTCGCCCAAGTCAGGGCTCTTTAAGAGACCCTGGCCTCTCCAGCTGCCCCCTCCAGGCCTGACCCCACTTCCTGAGCCCAGGTCTTACCCTTAAAGCCCTGGTCACCGGTCCATTCCCCAGGCTCCACCCGCTGAGCCTTGGCTCGGCCTCTGGGGTGGTCCAACTTGACCCTCCCTGGCCCCGCCCACTAAGCTCTAGCCACTCCCAGGAATCTTGAGGTGCCGTCAGAGTCCAGCAAACCACCTGATCCTGGACTCTGTCCTTGAGTTCTAAGCCTTGCCCCTCATCAGAGATTTCACCCTTGGACTCCAGCCTTCGCCCCTAAAGCCCCGGGCCCGCCCCTCAGTGTAAGGGCCCTTCGGAAGTCAGACGACCTCTGGCTGGCCCCGCCTCTTGGCTCAAAGACCCACCCCCTGCGCCCAAGCCCCGCCCCGTCCCCAAACCCCGCCCATTTTCTGCCCCTAGAGCCAGTTCTTGCAAACGATGTTACCTCTTGCGACAACCCCTCTGACGCCGACACGCAGCCCTCTGGGAGCACGCGGGACCTTGGAGCTGGGGCCCAGGAGGACACCAGGGCAGACGAAGGCAGCAGCAGCCGCATCGTGAACGGGACCGACTGCGAGAAGCTCGGCCAGCCTTGGCAGGGTGCACTGTTGATGCATCCCAACCAGCTCTACTGTGGGGCCGTGCTGGTGCATCCGCAGTGGCTGCTCACAGCCGCCCACTGCCGGAAGCAGTTGAGTGGGGCTCCAAGAGCAGGACTggacagggcagggggcaggggtgggggcatggAGATGAGGGTCCGGCGGGGATGACGAAGGGGTACAGTTGAGATGGGATTAAGGATGGAGATGGGGTGCAGAGGGCTGAGGCTGCAGAAAGGATCGTGGCAGGGGTGGGAGTTGGGCGTGCGTTGCGTTTGGGGTGGGTTGCATATGCTGAGTGGTTGGGAATGGAGATGTGATTCAGAGTGGCTTTAGagtttgggagggggtggggcgcagATACCTGGGGTTGGGATGGGGCTGAGGGTAGGGTTGGGATTAGAGTTATGGGGAGTTTTGGAGGCGGTTGGGTTTGAGGTTGGGGTGGTTAGATCGTGTTGGGGATGCACATGTGGTGGTTTCTGTGTGCAGAAAGGATTCAGGTTGGGGATGGGATGGGTGGAGTCGGGGATGGGACTAGACTTGGGATGTGCTTGAAACTGGATAAAAGCATAGGGTTCGGGGTTGTTGGTAATCTGCACCACCTTCCTTAGATTTTTCAGAATCCGTCTCGGCCACCATTCCCTGTCACCCGTTTATGAATCTGGGCAGCAGCTGTTCCAGGGGATCAAAACCATCCCCCATCCTGGCTACTCCCATCCCGGCCACTCCAATGACCTCATGCTCATCAAACTGAACAGAAGAATCCGTGAAACTCAGTATGTTAAGCCCATCAACATCTCCTCCCGGTGTCCGTCTGCTGGAACCAGATGCTTGGTATCTGGCTGGGGAACAACCAGCAGCCCCAGCAGTGAGTGTCCAGGCCCCTCTTGatcccacccctgcctgccttctccccctctctgcctctgagcactgcccctccccgtctTCCTCACTGCTCACTGTGGCCctactctgtgtgtctctgacAGTTAAATTCCCCAAGGTCCTCCAGTGCTTGAACATCACCGTGCTAAGTATCGACAGGTGCAAGGAGGCCTATCCAAGACAGATAGATTCCACAATGTTCTGTGCTGGTGACAAGGCTGGCAGAGACTCCTGCCAGGTAAGGCTTGAGACTTCTGCATTTGCTCAGCAAATACACAGCAAGTGCCAACTCTGTAACCTGAAACCTTGCTAAGTGCTGGGAACCCAGCCCTGTCCAGTAGAAATATGTGAGtcatacatgtaattttaaattttctagtaggtgcattttatttattattttttaacatttatttttgagagacagagacagagaatgagcaggggagggggcagagagacagagagagagaaagggagacacagaatccagagcaggctccaggctctgagctgtcagtgcagagcctgacacagggctcaaacccacgaaccgtgagatcatgacctgagctgaagtcggatgcttaacccactgcgccacccaggtgcccctatagtggctacattttaaaaagaaacaggtaggggcgcctgggtggcgcagtcggttaagcgtccgacttcagccaggtcacgatctcgcggtctgtgagttcgagccccgcgtcaggctctgggctgatggctcagagcctggagcctgtttccgattctgtgtctccctctctctctctgcccctcccccgttcatgctctgtctctctctgtcccaaaaataaataaacgttgaaaaaaagaataaataaataaaaataaaaagaaacaggtaaagttagctattttaataataaattctatttaacCCCATGTATCCCAAGCaccatgatttaaaaatgtagaaaatataaaacatttgtaaatgagattttttacattcttttttaaaaagtttatttctattttgagagagagagaaaaagagcacatgggagggacagaaagagctaCCATATTAGACAGCACTCACTGGTCTAGAGGGAGAGATCAAGTCTGCTTTGTATGGTTaggcaggttgtgcactgcagaTATCACATCTAAGGGGGCACCCTTCACATAATAGACACtagttttgtctatttgttttggCAAATTTCAGGCAGATGACAGTTACATATCTTCTCCCCACAAAATCTGTAGTATGAAAGTTTCCTGACAAATGCTAGTAAACTGCCttgaggaaggaaaacaaaaactttcgCTAGGTatttgaaaaaagagaatatttaataCAGAGGCTTGATTGCAAACTTGTTGGAAGTTTGTTGGAGGGcagaaaaggttaaaaagaaaaaaaaagcctccaatggttgggcacctggctggctcagctggtacagcatgtgactcttgatctcagggtcgtgagttcaagccccacattgggcatagaaattgcttaaaataaaataaaaaataaaattgtttttaagccCCAATGGTCAAGAAGCTGCATAACTAGGGTAATTTCAGAGAATTATAAAACATAGTTTTATGATAGCAAGTGATGCGGGACAATATTCAAAAGGGTGTTTggggagcatctggctggctcagttggaagagcatgagactcttgatctgggggttgtgagttcaagccccacactgggtgtagagattacttaaataaatatatttttaaaattttttaatgtttatttattatttcttcattttgagggagagagagagagagaggcagagagagaatccaaacaggctctgcactgtcagcaccaagcccagtgcgggggctcgatctcacaaaccactgtgagatgatgacctgaacagaaatcaagagtcggacacttagccggctgagccacccatgtgccccaatatatatatatatatatatatatatatatatatatatatatatttacttataaaagAATGGTTAGGAGGGCCTCCTCGAAGAGTTGGGTAGAGGCTGAATGACACGAAGGAGTCAGTCTTGCAAAGGCTAAGGGTAAgaaaagcatgtgcaaaggtcctgcaGCAGGGAAGGGTCTGGCTGAttcaaaggacagaaaaaaacagaacgtTTGGGAGACTGAGGGAGGGTGCAGTAGGAGTTGAGCCTGGAGAGATGGGTGGGGgcaaatattcaacaaatactccTTGATCCCCAATACAGAACTTCTTTATGTCCTCATGGAAGCTCTATCCTTTGAGGatgacagaaattaaaattatactgttGCAGGGATCAGGACCCTTCCCTGTATTCAGGCCCTCAACTGTTCTAGAGGGATATAAATTCAGGTGTTCCCTGCCAGCAGGAGGTACACTTCAGTAACACTGGCAATTAGTAAGCACATCATCCCATTCTGATGGGcaaccccctcccagccccccacccctccacacacaaaaagaattttACAAACCTGACAATTGCAGCAACTTCCCAACATCATCTCTGTCCCCATGTAACATGGAAACACgtatctggagagagagagggatttttATCAGAAGAAAACACATCTAATCCACAGGTCAGCATTTAAAATCACTGTAGCTTTTCTGGAGCCCCGTTTAgcactttgtttttcattctgcAGACCTCAAATAGCTTTTCATACCAGCGTGTGGTCAGGGTGTGGCCCCTGGGAGCAAAAAGTAACAACACTAATACTAtcataataatagcagctaatcTCAGACCCCCGCTTTATGTCGTTTATGTACATCGATGAGCTCATTAACTCACTTAGCCATTATTGATAGCtctgttttacagaggaggaagcaagCTCAGAGCAGTGAACTAACTGCCTCTCAAAGGAAACTCTGCAGGGATATTAAGCAACATACAATGAAAACAATTAATCTGCAAGAAAGTTGAAAGTTAGAGGTTCACAGGCAGCCAGGCCCTTTTGCCTTGAAACCGTGCTAACAAAGAAAGAAGCCAGGCTCTGGATTTCTTTATACTGGATACCAGTATCTTGCACAAGCACTCATAAAAAATGACAGTAGAGAGTGGTATTATTATAGGAGAGGAATTGCTGGAGCTGTGGGGAGTTAAACACAGGCAAGCCACGGAAGTGGTTCTCAACCTACCCCCAGACCCACCCCAGGGGACACATGGCAGTGCTTGTtcatatttttggttgtcacagctgtcccctggggaggaagggggttaCTGGCATCTAGCGCAGAGGTCACGGATGCTGCTGAACACCTTATAATGCACAGGATGGTCACCACAGCAAAGAATGACCTGGCCCCGACGTCAGTGGTGCCCAGGATGAGAAAGCCTCATCCGAGGGCTGAGAACTGCCTCTCTGCAAAGGTGAGGGATTGCTGCAAGGGCAGGCGAAgagtgaggaagggaaaggaaggcatGTCCAGTAGGAGAAATACAATGATCGAAAgctggaaaagagaaacagaaatagggACAGGGAGACCCAGTGAGGGCGACACAGGTGGGGGTTGGGTAGAGAGGGGCAAACAGAACTTCTAAGGTTTGGATTTACAGCGATACGTTaacattctctccccctctctccttccctctctctcacctacGTCTCCGTCACCTCTCTACTTTTTCCgcctctgtg
The sequence above is a segment of the Leopardus geoffroyi isolate Oge1 chromosome E2, O.geoffroyi_Oge1_pat1.0, whole genome shotgun sequence genome. Coding sequences within it:
- the KLK5 gene encoding kallikrein-5, whose protein sequence is MATAGPPRTWMVGALITALILGVREPVLANDVTSCDNPSDADTQPSGSTRDLGAGAQEDTRADEGSSSRIVNGTDCEKLGQPWQGALLMHPNQLYCGAVLVHPQWLLTAAHCRKQFFRIRLGHHSLSPVYESGQQLFQGIKTIPHPGYSHPGHSNDLMLIKLNRRIRETQYVKPINISSRCPSAGTRCLVSGWGTTSSPSIKFPKVLQCLNITVLSIDRCKEAYPRQIDSTMFCAGDKAGRDSCQGDSGGPVVCNGSLQGLVSWGDFPCAQPNRPGVYTNLCQFTKWIQDTIQSNS